CGAAGGATTTCcttttttcatgctttgtttttctctttttctctctttMTACCaaagtctggtgctttggtctcaactagccttttttttaggacaattttgtttgttgtttctgttgttttatttgttttggatatttagaaTATCCAttctatatttaaatgtttaaatattatttaaatgttaaatgttaaataatatttaaatgttcactAGAGCTTAAAGTTTGTTAATCTTTGAGAATGTATTCTTGCATTTTCAAGAACACTTTGAGAAGTGAGTAGCAttgtattacttgaaaattgtcgtaaatcaacaatattattgtttactgcaataatttctggaacGATTTATCGTCTAGCaaaatttatcatgacaggccWAATAACAGACAGTaatgaatttctgtttttttgtttaatttagatGATTATGGCTTGTAAACTTATACATtgtataaaaacattataatatTACACTAGACCRATAAAMATAAGGTTTTGgcagttttctctgtgtgcatcttttttccttccactcaatttttcAATAATATGCCTGGATACAGCACTCGTGAGacgttaagtggaaggaaaaagtgatcGCATATGATAACCATAGCCTTGAAAGGATGTACATCTTGTGTAAATTAGACGTTTYCTGAGAAAATTAacctttttggtttttattagcCAAGAAAGAAATAATTTGATATGTTTCACTCTGTGTGTTGTGAATCTAAATAACATGAGTTTCACTTTTWCAGTAAAACTAGTGAAATGCATGAAGTTTCCAGTGATCCTCAGATTTTtgatttctcttctgttttcgTTTAGGTACGGCCAGTGTGGCCAGGGCTTGGAGCTCGACCTTTGACAACCTGGTCGAACAAAAAATATCCGGCTTCTTTAAAGCATCCATGGAAATGAAAGTGCCTGGAAAAGTGCTAGCGGAGTATCCGGATCTGTTCGCCCTAATCCTGGTCCTGCTGCTAACCGGTGAGTGTGCTGAGAGCTTAAAAGTTTTAGTAGAAggggaaggagaaaaaaaccaacTCCTGTTTATGCAGCTAAAGAGATCTTATTAGTCGGGYAGAACAGTTGTCACACCAATCTCTCAGCTAATGTCACATGCCAGCAGCAGTGTTAGGAAGAGCTAATCGGAGGATTGCTGTTGCCGAGTGATGGTTTGTCGGAACATATCTGCCCACGCAACAGGACGTGCAGTTACTGATCCTGAATATGAATTTCTTTCCCTCGCTTCCTGCGGCGTCTGCTCCCCTCAGGTCTCTTGGCCTTYGGCGTGAGCGAGTCGGCGCTGGTGAACAAAATCTTCACGGGAATCAATCTGGTGGTGCTGGGCTTCGTCATCATATCTGGCTTCGTCAAGGGTGACGTTAAAAACTGGAACCTCGAGGAAGGCGACTACCTTAACTACAGGAACGGCACTAATGTCACCCAAAAGGAGTGAGTATTGGACTCTATTGCCAACATAARttctgtttgtgtttgagttctaaatgttgctttttctgcttttccccAGACTGACAGAAAAGTTTGGTGACGGTGGTTTTGCTCCGTTTGGTCTCGCTGGAATCTTGTCTGGCGCTGCCACCTGCTTCTACGCCTTTGTGGGCTTTGACTGTATTGCCACAACAAGTGAGTATGTTTTCTATTTCCAAGGTGCAAATAGAGTAACATGACTGCCTATATGACCTCGGACTCCAGCCTGTCTGCCATTCATATTCAGTAGGAAATGTGATCTTAATAACAGCGACGGCTGCGCATACATGAATACTTYGATTCGgtttaaaaagtgaagctcagctgttataaaaatattgaagtCGGCGTTTCAGAGGGCTGYATCCAAGGAAATTGTTGGAAAGTTTAGTAGAAGGAAAACGTCAAATCTGTCTTTGTCTCAGcttttttgcaaagcagaatgtaaagaagattttttttgggATGTTCATAGCTGGTWAAGGAATATCTCCAAACATTTGCAGCTgtaatgcatgccacacttttcagattcatgGTGCATGCTATTAGCGTTCCACAATACATACTGTTTTGCATGTTGGCTAAATCAGTTGAGATGATTTGGGGGTATCGGTGTAAAGAGGGGTACAGATGTACACACACTCTKTAGAGTTTTGCagatgtgttattttttgtattagCTAATTATTAcactctactttgtgtttgtcagtTACATAAAACACTATATAGGATGTTCTGGTTTGTAGTTGTGATGAAATGTGCTTAAGGTGTACTTTTTCTACTCAGTGCAAACtggttttaattcatttatttggttttcagtGAAATTTGACTTGCAGCTCATCCttgttccattgttttcttcCACCAGGCGAAGAAGCTAAGAACCCCATGCGATCCATCCCCATCGGCATCGTGGCCTCGCTGCTCATCTGTTTTTTCGCCTACTTTGGCGTGTCAGCAGCCCTGACCATGATGATGCCGTATTACCAGCTGAACACTGACAGCCCTCTGCCCGAGGCCTTCAGCTACGTCGGCTGGGCGCCAGCCAGATACATCGTGGCCGTGGGTTCTCTCTGTGCGCTGTCCACCAGGTGAGGAAGGGAAGCCCTAACACCTGTGACTCGCTGTAAGCAGCTGTTGGAAGTCTCACTCTTGATCTSCTCTCAGCTTACTGGGCTCCATGTTCCCCATGCCTCGGGTTATTTACGCCATGGCCGAAGACGGGCTGCTGTTCCGGGGTCTGTCCAGGATGAACCCTCGCACAAAGACCCCCATCCTGGCTACCATTGTTTCTGGAATCGTTGCAGGTAACGTATCTGTTGGTAGGATTCAGCTGTGTGTCGTTCTGCCATCGCAGTGAGTCAGCAGAGTTTGTAATTAGACTTCCAGCTCTTSTCTGTCTTGTCTCAGCATGTCTGTCAGGATGTCAGGTCAGGATCGATAACGCTTCCTGAAGGCGACAGGAAAAAACGCAGCAGTTCCGATGGGTTTTGAAGTGGCTATAAACGTTTGCGTCCACAGAATGAGTTTTTCTGAAGTCTGGTTTCCTCCTCGCAGCTCTGATGGCATTCCTGTTCGATCTGGCGGCCCTGGTTGACCTCATGTCCATAGGAACGCTGCTGGCGTACTCATTAGTGGCTATTTGTGTCTTAATTCTCAGGTAAGCACTTTTATAGGTTCatatattaaaaatttaattcaaataaatagtCTTAGGATGATCGCAGATCACAGATTTACAAAAAGACTAAACCTGACTGAACTTTGTGTGATGTCCGTTAGCATCAAGATGATGTTATATAGAAATTTGTGATCTCTGCATAAATCTGTGCATTTAAGTGGAGATTACAACAcataaagagtaaaaagtaGAGACACCAACAAACAACAGACTTGCACTCGTCCATCTCATCATAGGGCTTTGAAGCTTCAACTAAACACATGAAAATTGTAGAATTATTCCTATTATAcaaatctaaaatctttttcaaaGTGAACATACACACATGTGTGTCATGGTTTGATTTAAAACCAAGCAGGTTATCTGAAGTAAGGAGAGCATGTTCTATCTCACTCAGTCTAAAGGTGCAGGACCTTGGATAGCACACAGGCTGATAATTTTCCTTATTTATTGTGACAGCTTTATCTTTAATAATAGACACTAATACAACACATAACAATGAGTCATGGActaaaaacccaataaaacacaaagcaagcAAAGGGAAGAGTTTTATGATAGAAATTTGTAATTGTTCTGCACACAGGCTCATGACTGCATTATAAATGTatgacttgaaaatgttctccaaacaacaatattattgtgtATCGCAGTAACTTCTTTGACAATTTATTgcccagcaaaatgtgttaccATGACAGGATTATGTGTAACTTGGTGAAAGGTGTGATGTTTGCAGCAGAacagaagacatttttccttcttgatccagtttaaaacagcctcTCTGCCCCGACTCACCAGGTATCAGCCAGGCAATCTGAATTCGTCCAGTCAGACGGAGAAGCTGGTGGAGCTGGTGGAAGGCGAGAAGGTGGCTGTGAGCGGCGGGGACAGTGGGGACGAGTACGGCATGGAGATGGAAGACAGACCCCTCCATGAGACGTTCACTGCCAAGCTGCTCTTCTGTCCAAGTGGAAAAATCCCCACTAAGACCTCCGGGATGATAGTCTATGTTACCACAGCTGTTATTTGTAAGTCTGCTACCAAGTGCTCAGTCTACTTGTTAGTCWATGTCCAGAAGGatctgagtttgttttctttctcctgttttcACAGGTGTTCTCATCACCATTCTGTGCATCATCCTGGCAAACGGTTTGAACCAGCTGCTCGCCGGACATCCAGCTGTTGTGGTGCCCTGCATCATCTTGGCTCTGCTCTGTGTCGTCTGCA
The DNA window shown above is from Poecilia reticulata strain Guanapo linkage group LG14, Guppy_female_1.0+MT, whole genome shotgun sequence and carries:
- the slc7a3a gene encoding solute carrier family 7, member 3 — encoded protein: MASMLSNFGKTLLRRRALDFSNEETQFARCLSTLDLIALGVGSTLGAGVYVLAGEVAREKAGPAIVFCFLIAALSSMMAGLCYAEFGARVPKTGSAYLYSYVTVGEMCAFITGWNLILSYVIGTASVARAWSSTFDNLVEQKISGFFKASMEMKVPGKVLAEYPDLFALILVLLLTGLLAFGVSESALVNKIFTGINLVVLGFVIISGFVKGDVKNWNLEEGDYLNYRNGTNVTQKELTEKFGDGGFAPFGLAGILSGAATCFYAFVGFDCIATTSEEAKNPMRSIPIGIVASLLICFFAYFGVSAALTMMMPYYQLNTDSPLPEAFSYVGWAPARYIVAVGSLCALSTSLLGSMFPMPRVIYAMAEDGLLFRGLSRMNPRTKTPILATIVSGIVAALMAFLFDLAALVDLMSIGTLLAYSLVAICVLILRYQPGNLNSSSQTEKLVELVEGEKVAVSGGDSGDEYGMEMEDRPLHETFTAKLLFCPSGKIPTKTSGMIVYVTTAVICVLITILCIILANGLNQLLAGHPAVVVPCIILALLCVVCIIIIWRQPQSPEALTFKVPLLPWLPLFSVFVNIYLMMQLDISTWCRFSVWMVVGFAIYFLYGIKNSSEANKSPSGKYEPALQNKSPIYKGGPDESDLEAGSSP